A single window of Streptomyces sp. NBC_00464 DNA harbors:
- a CDS encoding class I SAM-dependent methyltransferase, whose amino-acid sequence MRPIGTATRGTTNPNRLRRMDRWIAAAHGPALRRADAPVAVDLGYGAAPWTAVELLQRLRTAEPRTSVVGIEISPERVEAALPYEREGLTFRHGGFEIPLPVRPALIRAANVLRQYDEGEVAAVWQRLCGRLAPGGLLVEGTCDEIGRRHVWVALGPEGPRTVTFATRLGSLDRPSDLAERLPKALIHRNVPGEPVHAFLRDFDRAWAAAAPYASLGARQRWITAVRALSGDWPLTDGVRRWRQGEVTVKWSALRPER is encoded by the coding sequence ATGCGTCCGATCGGCACCGCGACCCGCGGGACCACCAACCCGAACCGGCTGCGCCGCATGGACCGCTGGATCGCCGCCGCACACGGCCCCGCCCTGCGCCGCGCCGACGCCCCCGTGGCGGTCGACCTCGGGTACGGCGCCGCCCCCTGGACCGCCGTCGAGCTGCTGCAGCGCCTGCGCACCGCCGAACCGCGCACCAGCGTGGTCGGTATCGAGATCTCCCCGGAGCGCGTCGAGGCGGCGCTTCCGTACGAGCGCGAGGGGCTCACCTTCCGGCACGGCGGCTTCGAGATCCCGCTGCCCGTGCGGCCCGCGCTGATCCGGGCGGCGAACGTGCTGCGCCAGTACGACGAGGGCGAGGTGGCCGCCGTCTGGCAGCGGCTGTGTGGCCGGCTCGCCCCGGGCGGGCTGCTGGTGGAGGGCACCTGCGACGAGATCGGGCGCCGCCATGTGTGGGTGGCGCTGGGCCCGGAGGGGCCGCGCACGGTGACCTTCGCGACCCGGCTCGGCTCCCTGGACCGGCCGTCCGACCTCGCGGAGCGGCTGCCCAAGGCGTTGATCCACCGCAATGTGCCGGGCGAGCCCGTCCATGCGTTCCTGCGCGACTTCGACCGGGCCTGGGCGGCGGCAGCGCCGTACGCCTCACTGGGCGCCCGGCAGCGCTGGATCACGGCCGTGCGCGCCCTGTCGGGCGACTGGCCGCTGACGGACGGCGTACGGCGGTGGCGCCAGGGCGAAGTGACGGTGAAATGGTCGGCGCTGCGACCCGAGCGGTAG